GTTTTCTTATCGAAGTCTTCCAGTTTCTGCAGCTCTCGGTATTGCTCTTCCGTTAAAAGTTCAATTCCCATCGCCGTTGCCATATCCATAGCACTATTTTCGGGTTTGTGCTTTTTCCTTGCCTCCAGTGCTTCACGGTCATAACAAACACTCCTGCGGCCTTTAGGACTTTCCGCTGAACAATCATAAAAAATGTACTCATCCGTCTCTTTATCATAACCAACAACATCTGGTTCACCACTGCTTTTTTCCATTTCGTTTAGTGACCAAAGTTTTACGGGGTTAACATCAAGTTTTGCTTGGACATCCTCCCATTCAATCTCTTGATGGCGATGCATGTTTTTCTCAAAACGGGCTTTCAATACGCTGAGTAATTCGTCACGCTGTTCCGGTGCTAACTCTTTGTTAACGTTCATTTCATTTTCCTGTGTCATATGTTTCCTCCTAATAGCTTGATTCAGTTTGCAGATCCATTCTTGTACATTAATTGAATAATGGGATTCATCATTTAGCATCATTGTACCAAACTTTTTTATAAATTAGGATCCCTAATAATTTTCATAAGAAACACTACCTTACACTACCTGGATTTCTCTTTTTTAGCCTTTCTTAATTCAACTGCCCTTATTATCTTTTGACTGTAAAAAAACGAGATTTCTTCTACCAGTTTTTCAATCGTATAGTTTCCGTTTCCATTTTTGTATATATCTAAATTAGCATATATTAATTTCAAAAATGCTTTGGCATCTTCCTCTGTTAGATTATCTACCGCATTTAACGTATTTTCAAAATCTGACGTATCTGTTGTTTCTTTCAATTTAGGCCCTCCTAAGTCTCCTAATACGTACTCAGAAAAGTTTCAATTCATATCCTCTCTTTTTTTGACCAAATTATACCAGCGTACCCCACCATGTTTTGATTCAGAAACGCCATGGTTAACAAATCCAAGCTTTTCATAAAAAGCAACTAGTTCCTGTTTACAGGTTAATGTGATTCCCTCTCTATTATTTTCTTTTACGAGTTCCCCCATTGCGTCCATTAAAACACTAGCAACTCCTTGATTCCTAGCCTGTTTGGACACCGCTAATCCTAGGACACTCTGATATCCGCCTTCTATCGGATTCGCTTTGATTTCCTCAAAAAGGTCATCGGTTATATATGGCTGATGAATAATCGGCCCATTAATATAACCAAGCACTTCCCCTTCCTTTTCCGCAACAATAAACGTATCGGGTATCAATTGAATTCTCTTAATAAACGCTTCTTTTGTAGCAGCCTCTTCTTTTGAGAAACCTTCATTCTCAATATGTAACAGCTGCTCTAAATCTGTAGTTTGCACATTTCTTAATGACATCATTTAATCAAGACCCTCTTTTCTGACTGAATACAATAATTTTTCCCTTTTAAATATGTAAATATATAATATCTGTGCCCCGTGGATAGTATCAATAAATTATACGT
This region of Oceanobacillus sp. FSL K6-2867 genomic DNA includes:
- a CDS encoding GNAT family N-acetyltransferase; the protein is MMSLRNVQTTDLEQLLHIENEGFSKEEAATKEAFIKRIQLIPDTFIVAEKEGEVLGYINGPIIHQPYITDDLFEEIKANPIEGGYQSVLGLAVSKQARNQGVASVLMDAMGELVKENNREGITLTCKQELVAFYEKLGFVNHGVSESKHGGVRWYNLVKKREDMN
- a CDS encoding DUF4256 domain-containing protein, producing MTQENEMNVNKELAPEQRDELLSVLKARFEKNMHRHQEIEWEDVQAKLDVNPVKLWSLNEMEKSSGEPDVVGYDKETDEYIFYDCSAESPKGRRSVCYDREALEARKKHKPENSAMDMATAMGIELLTEEQYRELQKLEDFDKKTSSWVQTPADIRKLGGALFCDRRYDTVFVYHNGADSYYGARGFRGSLRV